The following are encoded in a window of Manihot esculenta cultivar AM560-2 chromosome 8, M.esculenta_v8, whole genome shotgun sequence genomic DNA:
- the LOC110621765 gene encoding uncharacterized protein LOC110621765, whose product MESSSSSSIITPEDVLESLMNDGTIDALRLKIINQLKANEELKNTTIKMAEQSKVLNTPGAEKQTKRELFDALRQELETPVLEKASRSVWELILDNNGLGKEISETVEKVFCRLSGREPPLFPPQTAETQSSKEKEIKGGEGKGDESEGKKEKPNSNSKKRSYSVMNIEGGGNEVASQTANEISGKPSDPPCQQENSSKSPLQTS is encoded by the exons ATGGAATCATCGTCATCTTCTTCAATTATAACCCCAGAAGATGTATTAGAATCACTCATGAATGATGGCACTATTGACGCTCTCAGATTGAAGATCATCAATCAGCTCAAAGCTAAT GAAGAGCTAAAGAATACCACTATTAAAATGGCTGAACAGAGCAAGGTTTTAAATACACCTGGGGCTGAGAAGCAGACCAAAAGAGAATTATTTGATGCACTTCGACAAGAACTCGA AACACCAGTACTTGAGAAGGCCTCTAGATCTGTATGGGAGTTGATCCTAGACAACAATGGACTGGGAAAAGAAATAAGTGAAACAGTTGAAAAAGTGTTTTGTAGATTAAGTGGCCGGGAACCTCCATTGTTTCCACCTCAAACTGCCGAAACCCAGTCAAGTAAAGAAAAAGAGATAAAGGGTGGAGAGGGAAAAGGAGATGAAAGTGAAGGGAAGAAGGAAAAGCCGAActcaaattcaaagaaaaggagTTACAGTGTAATGAACATCGAAGGAGGGGGTAATGAAGTTGCAAGCCAGACAGCAAATGAAATTTCAGGAAAACCCAGTGACCCTCCTTGTCAACAAGAAAATTCTAGTAAATCCCCTCTACAAACCTCATAG
- the LOC110620627 gene encoding uncharacterized protein LOC110620627 isoform X2 translates to MARELAGSSRSLLWSSDDWNGNGGYQNPLHGFVNHENDQLQGDDYVYLLRCTEAANNKIKETPKENIKQIKVADTLLSLRPFGLKLNLTPHFLDKLEEDLNGYRSAAKAHHHPKVDDFSSQPISEKLKASNFSALLLRIGNWERRSRNEGELVAKCYYAKRKLVWEFLERGLKSKIEIQWNDIIAMRANIQENQPGILELELNQPPTFHEETDPQPRKHTIWRPTSDFTGGQASIYRRHYVIFPSGSLDKHYEKLIQCDSKLYELCQKPFPSRKSPYFETKDCSFTNFSLDYHPNSRDINLGSQFNFDIPPPLVTTQQVQSYQQAPLPSFKETPSPISDEHISNNVIENPRISIWGQGINNNLAPADAFAPSTASFIQVNPVVPYQDYNNPLSYNQGGDPYVVHKMLNNLADHLFTDSKVEGYDEKYYMARVESLNALVNLSQEEKPASEHISQHTFYGRETSSADDMVLDTSEQAIGFGVKQVHQQLVSCLSSHICPNNPTMHQLWSNTSYPSVNPDLGLQNVDLVNNLNQFKNWTL, encoded by the exons ATGGCTCGAGAACTAGCCGGGTCTAGTCGGAGCTTGCTGTGGAGCAGTGATGATTGGAATGGTAATGGCGGATATCAGAACCCATTACATGGGTTTGTTAATCACGAAAATGATCAGCTCCAAGGTGATGATTATGTCTACTTGCTTCGCTGCACTGAAGCTGCTAATAACAAGATTAAGGAAACCCCAAAAGAAAACATTAAACAG ATCAAGGTGGCTGATACCCTCTTGAGTTTACGCCCATTTGGTTTAAAACTCAACCTCACCCCCCATTTCTTAGATAAACTGGAGGAGGATCTCAACGGTTATAGAAGTGCAGCAAAGGCTCACCATCATCCGAAGGTTGATGATTTTAGTTCCCAGCCAATTTCTGAGAAGTTGAAGGCATCTAACTTCTCAGCTTTGTTACTTAGAATTGGCAACTGGGAG AGAAGATCCAGGAATGAAGGTGAGCTTGTAGCTAAATGTTATTATGCTAAGAGGAAGTTAGTGTGGGAATTCTTGGAAAGGGGTTTGAAAAGCAAGATTGAAATTCAATGGAATGATATAATAGCCATGAGAGCTAATATTCAGGAGAATCAGCCTGGAATTCTTGAACTTGag TTGAACCAACCTCCTACCTTTCACGAGGAAACTGATCCACAGCCAAGAAAACACACTATTTGGCGACCCACATCAGATTTCACTGGAGGCCAAGCTTCTATTTACAG GAGGCATTATGTTATATTTCCTTCCGGATCTCTTGACAAACACTATGAGAAACTTATACAATGTGACAGCAAGTTGTATGAATTATGCCAGAAACCTTTCCCAAGTCGAAAATCTCCTTACTTTGAGACAAAGGATTGTAGTTTTACAAATTTTTCTTTGGATTACCATCCGAATAGCCGAGATATCAACCTTGGTTCGCAATTCAATTTtgacattccacctcctttggTGACTACCCAACAAGTTCAATCTTACCAGCAAGCACCTCTGCCATCTTTTAAGGAAACGCCTTCACCCATATCag ATGAGCATATTAGCAACAATGTAATTGAGAATCCAAGAATATCAATATGGGGACAAGGGATAAACAACAATTTAGCACCTGCAGATGCTTTTGCTCCTAGTACTGCTTCATTCATCCAAGTGAATCCAGTTGTTCCTTACCAAGATTACAACAACCCATTAAGTTACAATCAAGGAGGTGATCCTTACGTTGTGCATAAAATGTTAAATAATCTTGCAGACCATTTGTTTACTGATAGCAAGGTAGAAGGTTATGACGAGAAGTATTACATGGCAAGAGTGGAATCATTGAATGCTTTGGTCAATCTCTCCCAAGAAGAGAAGCCTGCAAGTGAACATATTTCACAGCATACATTCTATGGACGAGAAACAAGTTCTGCTGATGACATGGTTTTGGATACCAGTGAGCAAGCAATTGGATTTGGCGTTAAACAAGTCCATCAACAGCTTGTTTCTTGCTTGTCTTCTCATATCTGTCCTAACAATCCAACAATGCATCAACTTTGGAGCAACACGTCCTATCCTTCTGTGAATCCTGACCTAGGGTTGCAAAATGTTGACCTTGTCAATAACCTTAATCAATTCAAAAATTGGACTCTCTGA
- the LOC110621563 gene encoding LOW QUALITY PROTEIN: RNA pseudouridine synthase 1 (The sequence of the model RefSeq protein was modified relative to this genomic sequence to represent the inferred CDS: inserted 4 bases in 3 codons; deleted 3 bases in 3 codons; substituted 1 base at 1 genomic stop codon) produces the protein MHFSSYSWSHSWPGLSDESPCNCYSQILQLITVYFFLLVDIKPRFNTSGTKGTLPELHLPNRLYRDTSRVXVMTKSRIVASKLVKAFTEHKVKKTYIALSVGSAPKWGTITISSGHDXSNFGAWSVYAARDVCRTLPGGSIVKGMEXFYELLPINGQGRLKELAENLRKSSXREVVKYADIKKDEILVRAFSPFPMSGRTHQIQLLSRIFFFSL, from the exons ATGCATTTCTCTTCATATTCTTGGAGCCACTCCTGGCCAGGTCTGTCAGATGAGTCGCCATGTAATTGCTATAGCCAGATTCTTCAACTGATAACTGTGTATTTCTTTTTGTTGGTGGATATTAAACCGAGGTTTAACACTTCAGGGACCAAGGGCACTCTGCCAGAACTTCATCTTCCTAACCGACTTTATCGAGATACAAGTAGAG CAGTGATGACCAAGTCACGCATAGTGGCTTCTAAGCTTGTAAAGGCTTTTACTGAACACAAGGTTAAGAAAACTTACATT GCGCTCAGTGTTGGTTCAGCTCCAAAATGGGGAACGATCACCATAAGCTCTGGTCATG TGTCAAATTTTGGAGCCTGGAGTGTATATGCTGCACGAGATGTGTGTCGGACACTACCAGGTGGGTCCATTGTAAAAGGCATGGA GTTCTATGAACTATTACCTATTAATGGACAAGGGAGACTCAAAGAGTTAGCTGAAAATCTGAGAAAA AGTAGTTGAAGAGAAGTTGTGAAATATGCTGATATAAAGAAAGATGAGATTTTGGTAAGAGCA TTCAGCCCATTTCCTATGAGTGGAAGAACACATCAAATCCAGTTACTATCtaggatattttttttttccctttaa
- the LOC110620627 gene encoding uncharacterized protein LOC110620627 isoform X1 encodes MARELAGSSRSLLWSSDDWNGNGGYQNPLHGFVNHENDQLQGDDYVYLLRCTEAANNKIKETPKENIKQIKVADTLLSLRPFGLKLNLTPHFLDKLEEDLNGYRSAAKAHHHPKVDDFSSQPISEKLKASNFSALLLRIGNWERRSRNEGELVAKCYYAKRKLVWEFLERGLKSKIEIQWNDIIAMRANIQENQPGILELELNQPPTFHEETDPQPRKHTIWRPTSDFTGGQASIYRRHYVIFPSGSLDKHYEKLIQCDSKLYELCQKPFPSRKSPYFETKDCSFTNFSLDYHPNSRDINLGSQFNFDIPPPLVTTQQVQSYQQAPLPSFKETPSPISVMDFLHPDEHISNNVIENPRISIWGQGINNNLAPADAFAPSTASFIQVNPVVPYQDYNNPLSYNQGGDPYVVHKMLNNLADHLFTDSKVEGYDEKYYMARVESLNALVNLSQEEKPASEHISQHTFYGRETSSADDMVLDTSEQAIGFGVKQVHQQLVSCLSSHICPNNPTMHQLWSNTSYPSVNPDLGLQNVDLVNNLNQFKNWTL; translated from the exons ATGGCTCGAGAACTAGCCGGGTCTAGTCGGAGCTTGCTGTGGAGCAGTGATGATTGGAATGGTAATGGCGGATATCAGAACCCATTACATGGGTTTGTTAATCACGAAAATGATCAGCTCCAAGGTGATGATTATGTCTACTTGCTTCGCTGCACTGAAGCTGCTAATAACAAGATTAAGGAAACCCCAAAAGAAAACATTAAACAG ATCAAGGTGGCTGATACCCTCTTGAGTTTACGCCCATTTGGTTTAAAACTCAACCTCACCCCCCATTTCTTAGATAAACTGGAGGAGGATCTCAACGGTTATAGAAGTGCAGCAAAGGCTCACCATCATCCGAAGGTTGATGATTTTAGTTCCCAGCCAATTTCTGAGAAGTTGAAGGCATCTAACTTCTCAGCTTTGTTACTTAGAATTGGCAACTGGGAG AGAAGATCCAGGAATGAAGGTGAGCTTGTAGCTAAATGTTATTATGCTAAGAGGAAGTTAGTGTGGGAATTCTTGGAAAGGGGTTTGAAAAGCAAGATTGAAATTCAATGGAATGATATAATAGCCATGAGAGCTAATATTCAGGAGAATCAGCCTGGAATTCTTGAACTTGag TTGAACCAACCTCCTACCTTTCACGAGGAAACTGATCCACAGCCAAGAAAACACACTATTTGGCGACCCACATCAGATTTCACTGGAGGCCAAGCTTCTATTTACAG GAGGCATTATGTTATATTTCCTTCCGGATCTCTTGACAAACACTATGAGAAACTTATACAATGTGACAGCAAGTTGTATGAATTATGCCAGAAACCTTTCCCAAGTCGAAAATCTCCTTACTTTGAGACAAAGGATTGTAGTTTTACAAATTTTTCTTTGGATTACCATCCGAATAGCCGAGATATCAACCTTGGTTCGCAATTCAATTTtgacattccacctcctttggTGACTACCCAACAAGTTCAATCTTACCAGCAAGCACCTCTGCCATCTTTTAAGGAAACGCCTTCACCCATATCag TTATGGATTTTTTGCATCCAGATGAGCATATTAGCAACAATGTAATTGAGAATCCAAGAATATCAATATGGGGACAAGGGATAAACAACAATTTAGCACCTGCAGATGCTTTTGCTCCTAGTACTGCTTCATTCATCCAAGTGAATCCAGTTGTTCCTTACCAAGATTACAACAACCCATTAAGTTACAATCAAGGAGGTGATCCTTACGTTGTGCATAAAATGTTAAATAATCTTGCAGACCATTTGTTTACTGATAGCAAGGTAGAAGGTTATGACGAGAAGTATTACATGGCAAGAGTGGAATCATTGAATGCTTTGGTCAATCTCTCCCAAGAAGAGAAGCCTGCAAGTGAACATATTTCACAGCATACATTCTATGGACGAGAAACAAGTTCTGCTGATGACATGGTTTTGGATACCAGTGAGCAAGCAATTGGATTTGGCGTTAAACAAGTCCATCAACAGCTTGTTTCTTGCTTGTCTTCTCATATCTGTCCTAACAATCCAACAATGCATCAACTTTGGAGCAACACGTCCTATCCTTCTGTGAATCCTGACCTAGGGTTGCAAAATGTTGACCTTGTCAATAACCTTAATCAATTCAAAAATTGGACTCTCTGA
- the LOC110619939 gene encoding pyrophosphate-energized vacuolar membrane proton pump: MGMLSEGHTQILILVASLVGIGFALLQWFLVSKVRVSGESGNIYNDILIGEEEEGVDKHDVSLKCAEIQNAISVGATSFLFTEYRYLCIFMGVFGVIIFLFLGSVKGFSTKSEPCTYNKGNLCKPALANAFFSTIAFLLGALTSVLSGFLGMKIATYANARTTLQARKSVGKAFITAFRSGAVIGFLLSANGLLVLFVSINLFKLYYGDDWEGLYESITGYGLGGSSMALFGRVGGGIYTKAADVGADLVGKVERNIPEDDPRNPAVIADNVGDNVGDIAGMGSDLFGSYAESSCAALFVASISQFGVNHDYTAMSYPLIISSMGIIVCLITTLFGTDMFEIKNVSEIEPSLKKQLLISTILMTVGIAMVSFLALPSEFTLFDFGTDKLVKNWQLFFCVSIGLWAGLVIGYTTEYYTSNAYSPVQDVADSCRTGAATNVIFGLALGYKSVIIPIFAIAIAIYVSFSMAAMYGIAMAALGMLSTISTGLAIDAYGPISDNAGGIAEMAGMSHKIRERTDALDAAGNTTAAIGKGFAIGSAALVSLALFGAFISRAGIKTVDVANPKVFIGLIVGAMLPYWFSAMTMKSVGSAALKMVEEVRRQFNTIPGLMEGRTKPDYANCVKISTDASLREMIPPGALVTLTPLVAGTLFGVETLAGVLAGSLVSGVQVAISASNTGGAWDNAKKYIEAGASEHARSLGPKGSDAHKAAVIGDTVGDPLKDTSGPSLNILIKLMAVESLVFAPFFAAHGGLLFKLL; the protein is encoded by the exons ATGGGTATGTTGAGTGAAGGGCATACACAGATTTTGATACTTGTAGCTTCCCTGGTTGGCATTGGGTTTGCTTTGCTTCAATGGTTTTTGGTTTCAAAAGTGAGAGTCTCTGGTGAGTCTGGTAATATTTATAATGATATATTGATtggagaggaagaagaaggtgTTGATAAGCATGATGTTTCTCTCAAGTGTGCTGAAATCCAAAATGCTATTTCTGTTG GGGCAACGTCTTTCCTGTTTACTGAGTACAGGTATCTTTGTATCTTCATGGGTGTTTTTGGGGTCATCATCTTTCTCTTTCTTGGTTCAGTTAAGGGCTTTAGCACCAAAAGTGAACCATGCACATACAACAAGGGGAATCTTTGTAAACCAGCTTTAGCCAATGCTTTCTTTAGCACCATTGCTTTTTTGCTTGGTGCTCTCACTTCTGTCCTCTCAGGTTTTCTAGGAATGAAGATTGCAACTTATGCCAATGCTAGGACAACTCTACAAGCAAGGAAGAGTGTTGGAAAAGCCTTCATCACAGCTTTTCGGTCCGGTGCAGTAATAGGTTTCCTTCTCTCTGCCAATGGGCTTTTGGTGCTCTTTGTATCCATCAATTTGTTCAAACTCTACTATGGAGATGATTGGGAAGGACTCTATGAGTCCATTACTGGTTATGGTCTTGGAGGCTCCTCAATGGCACTCTTTGGAAGAGTTGGAGGAGGTATCTACACAAAAGCAGCTGATGTTGGTGCTGATCTTGTTGGTAAAGTTGAAAGAAATATCCCTGAAGATGATCCAAGAAATCCAGCT GTTATTGCTGATAATGTGGGTGACAATGTAGGAGACATTGCTGGCATGGGTTCAGATCTATTTGGATCTTATGCTGAATCATCTTGTGCAGCACTTTTCGTCGCATCAATTTCACAGTTCGGTGTCAACCATGACTATACAGCCATGTCTTATCCATTGATTATAAGTTCAATGGGGATAATAGTTTGTCTGATAACTACACTTTTTGGTACTGACATGTTTGAGATTAAGAATGTAAGTGAAATTGAACCGTCATTGAAGAAACAACTACTTATCTCAACCATTCTGATGACGGTTGGGATTGCCATGGTCAGCTTCTTAGCCTTACCATCAGAATTCACTCTCTTTGATTTCGGGACAGACAAGCTTGTAAAGAACTG GCAGCTTTTCTTTTGTGTTTCCATTGGCTTGTGGGCTGGACTTGTTATTGGGTATACGACCGAGTACTATACTAGCAATGCTTACAG TCCAGTGCAGGATGTAGCAGATTCTTGCAGGACTGGTGCTGCAACAAATGTGATATTTGGATTAGCTCTAGGATACAAATCTGTCATAATTCCTATTTTTGCAATTGCAATTGCTATCTATGTTAGCTTTAGCATGGCTGCCATGTATGGCATTGCCATGGCTGCTTTGGGAATGCTTAGTACAATTTCGACTGGTCTAGCAATTGATGCTTATGGACCCATAAGTGACAATGCTGGAGGTATTGCTGAAATGGCTGGAATGAGTCATAAGATACGTGAAAGAACAGATGCTTTAGATGCTGCTGGAAACACCACGGCCGCAATTGGCAAG GGTTTTGCTATTGGATCAGCTGCTCTGGTTTCCCTTGCTCTATTTGGTGCCTTTATCAGCAGAGCAGGCATCAAAACTGTTGATGTTGCTAACCCCAAGGTCTTCATTGGGCTGATCGTCGGCGCAATGCTTCCATACTGGTTCTCTGCCATGACAATGAAAAGTGTGGGAAGTGCAGCACTAAAAATGGTCGAAGAAGTCCGTCGACAATTCAATACTATTCCAGGACTTATGGAAGGTAGAACTAAACCAGACTATGCCAACTGTGTGAAAATCTCAACTGATGCCTCACTCAGGGAGATGATCCCACCTGGTGCTTTAGTTACACTTACACCACTTGTCGCTGGAACCTTATTCGGAGTCGAAACTCTTGCTGGTGTTCTTGCTGGTTCACTGGTTTCTGGTGTCCAG GTGGCCATCTCAGCTTCAAACACTGGAGGTGCATGGGACAACGCCAAGAAATACATTGAG GCCGGTGCTTCTGAGCATGCTAGATCACTGGGGCCAAAGGGTTCAGACGCTCACAAAGCTGCTGTGATTGGTGACACAGTTGGGGACCCTCTTAAGGACACTTCTGGTCCTTCACTTAATATCCTGATCAAGCTTATGGCAGTGGAATCATTGGTGTTTGCTCCATTCTTTGCTGCTCATGGAGGCCTGTTGTTCAAATTGCTTTGA
- the LOC110619940 gene encoding peptide chain release factor PrfB2, chloroplastic: MSSLILKRSFNRSLLLSQKSCTGRQLISSLFSSLSELQVKSPPSSGLRDFPSLDQNYKFLLSGFSSFLLKTIERPPRSQFRGSKRYLSSRSSERCRASASGIGILQRDNSGSASALLSRVILPYDSNKDQLHSKRFCMFSTETAVELSTSDGLTVDRIVASNWTILDESESDWKSHAAAISQSIQVVKRRLQWKKLMVRLDLLSAELNKPDLWGDPVHAGKISREHGSLMAKMKEVIAFERELLEHIDMIKLAREEDDTELESESLNTLLRMRRNSKQKELEALLGGEHDSCPCYIEVQAGAGGTESMDWAKMVMQMYKLWAQRKGYKVTVVDEMPGEIAGIKRATIKVDGEYAFGYAKAEVGVHRLVRISPFDSGKRRHTSFAAVAVIPILGDGSTHVQINESDLRIERFRAGGAGGQHVNTTESAVRIVHIPTGITATCQNERSQHMNKASAMAVLQSRLDQLEMARQAQMNAQHTQSLTEISWGNQIRTYVLHPYRMVKDLRTNYEVSDPDSVLEGAIDGFILSYLSASLDKEEVYH; the protein is encoded by the exons ATGTCATCTTTGATACTCAAAAGATCATTCAATAGATCCTTGCTCCTGTCCCAGAAGTCTTGCACCGGTAGGCAACTTATTTCCTCCTTGTTCTCATCTCTGTCAGAACTCCAAGTTAAGTCTCCACCCTCGTCAGGACTTCGTGATTTTCCATCTTTAGATCAAAATTACAAGTTTCTGCTTTCTGGGTTCTCTTCATTTTTGCTTAAAACTATAGAAAGACCACCTCGGTCCCAATTTAGGGGATCAAAGCGTTACCTTTCTTCACGTTCGAGTGAAAGATGCAGGGCTTCGGCTTCAGGGATCGGTATTTTGCAAAGAGATAATTCGGGGTCTGCTTCCGCTCTGCTTTCGAGAGTTATACTTCCATATGATTCTAATAAGGATCAGCTCCATTCAAAGCGCTTTTGCATGTTTAGTACAGAAACAGCAGTCGAATTGTCAACCTCTGATGGATTGACTGTTGATAGAATTGTTGCCAGTAATTGGACAATTCTTGACGAGAGTGAGAGCGATTGGAAGAGTCATGCTGCTGCTATTTCTCAATCCATTCAAGTGGTCAAGAGGCGTTTGCAG TGGAAGAAATTAATGGTTAGGTTGGATCTGTTATCAGCAGAGCTGAACAAGCCTGACCTTTGGGGAGATCCTGTACATGCTGGGAAGATAAGCCGGGAGCATGGTTCACTGATGGCTAAAATGAAAGAAGTGATTGCATTTGAGCGAGAATTGCTTGAGCATATTGACATGATAAAGCTGGCTCGTGAAGAGGATGACACTGAGTTGGAATCG GAGTCCTTGAATACTTTACTTCGGATGAGAAGAAATTCTAAACAGAAAGAGCTTGAAGCTTTGTTGGGTGGCGAGCATGACTCTTGCCCTTGTTATATAGAG GTCCAAGCTGGAGCTGGGGGTACTGAGAGCATGGACTGGGCGAAAATGGTCATGCAAATGTATAAGTTGTGGGCTCAACGAAAGGGTTATAAAGTAACTGTGGTGGATGAAATGCCTGGTGAGATTGCCGGAATCAAG CGAGCAACAATCAAGGTAGATGGCGAGTATGCATTTGGTTATGCCAAAGCAGAAGTAGGTGTGCACCGGTTGGTACGTATCTCCCCTTTCGACAGTGGAAAGCGCCGGCATACTTCATTTGCTGCTGTTGCTGTAATTCCAATCCTGGGCGACGGATCCACTCATGTACAAATTAATGAATCTGATCTCCGCATTGAGCGATTTCGTGCTGGAGGGGCTGGTGGCCAGCATGTTAACACAACAGAGAGTGCTGTTAGAATAGTTCATATCCCAACAGGAATCACTGCCACATGTCAAAACGAAAG ATCACAGCATATGAATAAGGCTTCAGCAATGGCAGTGCTCCAATCTCGGTTGGATCAGCTTGAGATGGCTCGCCAGGCTCAGATGAATGCACAGCATACGCAATCACTCACCGAAATAAGTTGGGGAAACCAGATTCGAACTTACGTGCTCCAT CCTTATCGTATGGTTAAAGATCTTCGGACCAATTATGAGGTCTCTGACCCTGACTCCGTGCTCGAGGGAGCTATAGATGGCTTCATCTTGAGCTACTTATCAGCATCTTTGGATAAAGAGGAAGTCTACCATTAA